GGCGGATGACCGGGTAGCGTGACCCGACGGTTCCGTAGGTTCGGACAAGTCGGAGAAGGAGTCTCCCGGTGACGCAGAACGGACGAGGGGGCGCCCCCCGGTCAGGGGCGCCGTGGGGTCCGGATCCGGCATATCCGGAGCAGCCGGAGTACCGGGAACAGGACGACTACGCGCTCCAGGACCCGGAGCCGGTGCGGGGACAGGAGTCCCCGCAGCAGCCCCAGCAGCCGCCGGCGCCCCAGCAGCAGTACCAGGACCACCAGGGCTACCAGCAGGCCCCGGCCCAGGAGTACCAGGGCTACCCGCAGGGGCAGCAGTACGGGCAGCAGGAGCCGTACCAGCGGCAGGAGCAGTACTCGCGGCAGGAGCCGTACCCGCAGCAGTACGAGCAGCAGCAGCCCGGGCCCGCCTACGGGTACCCGCCGCAGGAGGACCCGGCGCAGCGGGCCGGCGAGCCCGGCTACGGCTACCCGCCGCCGCTGCACGAGGCCGCGACGCAGTACATCCAGCCCGTCCCCTCCGGTCCGGGTTCCGGTCCGGGGCAGGGTCCCGGTGCCGGTGAGGACGCGACGCAGTACATACCGCCGGTCCCCTCCGGTCCGGGTACGCCGGCGCACGCCGAGGCCGCGACGCAGTTCATCCAGCCCGTTCCCTCGGGTCCGGGTTCCGGTCCGGGGCAGGGTGCCGGTGCCGGTGAGGACGCGACCCAGTACATACCGCCGGTCCCCTCGGGCCCGGGCACGCCCGCGCACGCCGAGGCCGCCACCCAGTTCATCCCGCCCGTCCCGCCCGGGCCGGGGCCCAACGCCGCCGAGGGCTTCGACGGGCTGTTCCGCGGTGACGACGGGACCGCCGGGCACACGCAGCACCTGCCGCCGATCCAGGAGCCGGTGCTGCGACAGCAGCCGCCCCGGCCCCGTCCGCCGCGCGGGCAGGGCCCCCAGGGTCCCGGCCGCCCGATGCCGCCGCAGTACCAGCAGCAGCCTCACGCCCAGCACGCCCCGCCGCCCCCGCCGCCGCCGGCCGGTCGCAAGGTGTCGCCGGCGGTGATCGCCGCCGTGATCACGGGCCTCGTGGTGGTCGGACTCGGCGTCGGCGCGCTGTTGTCGGACGGCAAGGCGCAGAACACGGACCCGGGCGCGGAGCCCGCCGCCCCGACCGGTACCGGAGGGTCGGCCGCGGCGGTCGGGGAGGCTCCGGTCGACCCGGCCCGCCCCCAGGCCGTACAGCTCGACAAGCTGCTCGCCGAGAGCAACGACAGCAGGGCCGCCGTGATCAAGGCCGTCGAGGACATCAAGGGCTGCGCCAACCTCGGACAGGCTGCCGGCGACCTGCGCGCCGCGGCCCTCCAGCGCGAGCAGTTGGTGACCAAGCTCCAGGACCTCAAGATGGACAAGTTGCCGAACCACGCGAGGCTCGCCGCCTCCCTCACCAAGGCCTGGAACGCGTCGGCGGAGGCCGACAACAGCTACGCGGCCTGGGCGGACGACGTGGACCACGACAAGGGCAACTGCAAGGACGGCAAGGCCAAGACCACCGCCAACGCCGGCAAGGGCAACGCGTCGAGCGGCGAGGCGACGAAGGCCAAGCAGTCGGCCGCGGCCATGTGGAACTCGATCGCGGGCAAGTACGAGCTCACCAAGCGGGACAAGTCGCAGCTCTGATCCGGGCCGCCCGTACGCGCACGCCGGAGAGCGCGTACGGGTACGGGCGAACCGCCGGGATCAGGTCGCGCGGGGGGCCTGCTCCAGCGTCGAGGTCATGTCCAGGGTCTGTTCGCCGGGCTGGGCGACGAGTCGCCCCGACCGGACGATCTGGAAGGTGACCCGGCCGTTCGAGATCCGGGGGAAACCGGCGACGGCGCGCAGGTCCTGGTAGCGCCAGCTCAGGTCGGGGGTGAGGCCGCCGGTCTTGACGCTCTCGGCCTGGTTGAGGGCGCGGGTGAGCCGGCGCGCGGTGACGTCCTCGCCCCGGTCCAGGCGCCGCACCATCTCGTTCAGCACGGAGTAGGCGATCCAGGTGGTCTGCGCTCCGCTGTCGTCGGGGTCGAGGGTGTCGTCGCCGAAGGCCTGCTCGGAGATGACCTTGCGCATGGGCTCCCACAGCGGGTCGGTGGACACCGGGTACCAACTGGTCAGGTAGGCGCCCTCGAAGGGGCTGTCCTTGCCGCCGGTGCGGTCCACCAGGGACTGGCTGACGCTGCCGAGCACGGAGGAGATCTGCGCCTTCGCGTGCCGGCCGTCGGAGCGGCGGAAGGCGTCGAAGAAGGTCTCGGTGCGCTCGCCGAGCACGGCCGCGACGCAACTGCGGTCCTTGCCGGTGGAGACGTTGGCGAGCGCCTCCCGGGCCTGCGGGGCGAAGTCGGCGGAGTCCTCGGCGGCCCGGATGTCGGCGGCCTCGGGCACGTTGTTGGCCTTGAGGCCGGCGTTGAGCAGTACCGGCAGGGCGTCGCCGGCGAGGGTGTCGGGGCGGACCAGGGACACCTTGGAGCAGGCGCGGCCCAGTTGGTGGCCGGCGCCGGCGAGGAGGACGGGCTGACCGCCGTTGACGGGGTAGGACAGGGGGCTCTGGAACTCCTCGGAGGAGACCCCGTACCCGCCGATGAAGGGGATGCCCTCGGCCTCCAGGGGGGCCATGTAGGCGCGGCCGTGCTGGCTGTACGAGCCGACGACCGCGACGGCCTTCTCGGCGATGGCCTCGCGCGCGCAGTCGGCGGCGCCGGTGGGGGTGTTCTTCTCGTTGCAGGTCAGGACGCGCAGCTTGTGGCCGTTGATGCCGCCCTTGGCGTTCACCCAGCGTTCGTACGCCTTGGCCATGCCGGGCATTCCCGGCATGTTGGTGGCTTTGGTGCCCATCGGGGCGAACGTCATGACCGTGAGGGCGCCCCCGGATTCCCCCGCGTCCCCGGGGGGCGTCCCGCAGCCCGCGACGAGACACGCGCCCATCGCCGTGGCCAGGAAGGTGCGGGTGAGGGTCGCCGTGCGTCGCCGATTGGTCATGTCCACGCACCATTCCGCCCCACGGGGAACTGGAGAGTGAGGTGTACACAACATTCGGTGACGCCCGGGTGAATTGCCGGGGCATCCTCGCACGCCCGGGCGCCTCAAGATCGCAGGTGGGGGGAACGTACGATCGAAAGCGTGACATTCGCCCAAGGTTCGAAGAACTCTTCCCGCCGCGGCGGCCGCTCCTCCACCATGGGCGGCATGCCCCTCAACGACATGCCGTGGTGGCGCTGGCGCGCCAATGTGCGCTCGGCGCTGCACATGCTCTCCGACCCGGCCTTCCAGGAGGAGGTCTGGTCGACCGGCGTCGAAGGCTACGGCGACGTCACCGATGCCGTGTACCGGCTCGTCGAGGACACCTGGCTCGACAGCTGGTCCGCCGAGAAGTACGTCGGCACGATCTTCCGCGACTCCGCCGAGGCGGCCGTCGTGGACCTCGCCGTGCTCCGCGTACTGCGGATCCTGCACCAGGTCGGACCGGACGCGCCCGTGTCGACGTACCTGGAACACCACGCCTGGCCCGAGGCGGTACGCGCCGCCCGCGAGGCCCACGTACGGCTCGCCGCGGCGGACGCGGACGACCCCGACGTACCGCCGACGTCGCTCGACGTGCTGAGGATCCTCACCCGCGCGGTGTGAAAGGCTGTCGGGTCATGAGCGCAGACCCGCAGCAGCAGCCCCAGCAGTACGTCCTGACCCTGTCCTGCCCGGACAAGCAGGGCATTGTGCACGCCGTGTCCAGCTACCTGTTCATGACCGGATGCAACATCGAGGACAGCCGACAGTTCGGCGACCGTGACACCGGTCTCTTTTTCATGCGGGTGCACTTCACGGCGGACTCGCCGGTCACGGTGGACAAGCTGCGGGCCAGCTTCACCGCGATCGGGGACTCCTTCCGGATGGACTGGCAGATCCACCGCTCCGACGAGCGCATGCGGATCGTCCTGATGGTGTCGAAGTTCGGCCACTGCCTCAACGACCTCCTCTTCCGGTCCAGCATCGGGGCGCTGCCGGTCGAGATCGCGGCCGTCGTGTCGAACCACACCGACTTCGCCGAGCTGGTCGGCTCGTACAACGTGCCGTTCGTGCACATCCCCGTGACGAAGGACACGAAGGCCGCCGCCGAGGCGGAACTGCTGGAACTGGTCCGCGCCGAGCGGGTCGACCTGGTCGTCCTCGCGCGGTACATGCAGGTGCTGTCGGACACCCTGTGCAAGGAGCTGAGCGGGCGGATCATCAACATCCACCACTCGTTCCTGCCGAGCTTCAAGGGCGCCAAGCCCTACCACCAGGCGCACGCCCGGGGCGTGAAGCTGATCGGCGCGACCGCGCACTACGTGACGGCCGACCTCGACGAGGGGCCGATCATCGAGCAGGAGGTCGAGCGGGTCGGCCACGAGGTCACGCCGGACCAGCTGGTGGCCATCGGTCGGGACGTGGAGTGCCAGGCGCTGGCGCGGGCCGTGAAGTGGCACAGCGAGCACCGCGTCCTCCTGAACGGCACCCGCACGGTCGTCTTCGCCTGACCCCTGCCGCTCCGCTGCGCGGGCACTACGGGCGGGCCATTTCAGCCTCGCCGGCGTTTGAGGCGCGGGTCCGGGCGGAGCCCGGTGCTTGGCGGAGCCGGGGTCACCTGGGGCTCCGCCCCAGACCCCGCGCCTCAAACGCCGGCGGGGCTGGGTGTGCCGGACCCCGGCGGGGCTGGGTGTGCCGAGACCGCCGGCGAGGCTGAGGGTGCCGGGACCGCCGGCGGGGCCTAGAGGCGGCTGAGGGAGGCTGCCGCGAAGAGGACGTCGCGGATGGCCTCGCGGTCGCCGTGTTGTCCGGCGGCCGCCTCCTCCGGGGAGATGTGGCCCGCGGCCAGTTGGCAGAACTCGGTGCCCTCCAGGGCGACGTGCGCGACGGTGTGTTCCGCCGACGGCTTCGCCGCCGGCGAGTCCAGCGCGATGTCCCAGCCGCCACCGCCCGCTCCCTCGATCTCCAGGTGCAGGGTCCGACCGGGCGCCCCCGCCGCGACCAGTCCGCGTGCCGGTGCCGCCAGTCCGGCCCGGCGCCGCTCGGCCAGCGCGCCGGGCAGCAGGCGCGCCGCGAGGTCGATCATCTGGTGCAGGTGCGGTGCGGACGGGGCCTCGTACGGATAGTCGACGGCCTCCGCGATGTCCCAGGCGTGCACCCAGCACTCGAAGGCCCGCTCCAGGAAGGCGTCCGCGAGGGGCAGCGCGAAATGCCCGTAGTCCACGGCCAGCTCGGCGACGCCGCGGCCCGCGAAGGAGACCGTACGGATCAGGGTGTGCCCCTGTTCCCGCCACGGCTCGCGGACCTGGCGGGTCGTCGGGTGGGGGTGGGAGTTCCAGAAGTGCTCCGTACGATCCGTCGGGTCGCCCGGTGGTGCCTGCGGGCCCAGCGGGTCGTCCAGCCCGAGGGCCGCGGCAACGAGCCCGTCCACCGTCAGGAGGTGCCCGATCACCCCGGCGACCGTGGTCCGGCGCGTCTTGCGCCGCTCCTCCTCGAACCACTTGAGCCGCACCGGGGTGTGCCACTCCGCGTCGCCGAAGTCCCGCAGCAGCGCGTCGAGCCGTGCCGTCTCGGTGTCGTACGGCGTCGCCCACGTCGGTACCGGAATGCGGGCGGGGCGCCTGCCCAGGCAGTCCTCCAACACCCGCGACCGCAGCAGCGGCTTGAGGTCCAGGGTTTCCTCGGGCTGCAACAGGCCCACGGCGTCCCGCAGCCTCAGGGCCTCCTCGGCGCAGGGCGCGCACTCGGTGAGGTGGTCCTCCACGGCCCGGGTCTCCTCGGCCGAGCAGGCGGCCAGCGCCCAGGCGCCGAGCAGGGATTTCAGCAGGGCGTGCGTGGGCGGCGGGCCGGGCACCGCGAGGTCCTCGGCCGAGGGTTCGGCCGACGGCTCGGGCGGCGGTGGTTCCGACGACGGGTCCGCCGAGGGGTCCGCCGAGGGCTCCGACGGTGGCGACTGCTCGGGCAGCGGGAGCCGGGACGGCTCGCGCGCCGGCGGCGGCGTCCGGTCCGGTGCGGGTTCGGGCGACTCCCGGGGCAACGGGTCCGGCGCGTGCCGCGGATCGAGGTCGTCGGCGGGCCCGCGGGGGCCGGGTATCCACGCGGAACCGCTCACGGGCCGCTGGTAGCCGTCGGGAAAGTCTTCGGGGAACTCTTCGGCGGGACCGGTCATCGGGGCGTTCCATATCCGGGCGGGCCGTATCCGGGCGGTGAGGCGCCTTCCCGGGGGAGGACGTTGGCGGTCGACAGCAGTTGCAGCCCGAGCCGCAACCGGCGGCGCGCCTCGTCCTCGCTGATCTGCAGGTCGGCGGCGGCCTGCCGGTAGTCGCGGCGTTTGAAGTACGCGAGTTCCAGGGCGGCTCGCAGGGAAGCGGGCATGGAGGTGACGATGTAGTCCGCGCGGGCGGCGGCGTTGGCGGTGCGCACCTTCTGCTCCAGTTCCTCACGGGATCCGCGGCCCAGTTCGGCCTGGCGCAGCCGATCCACGGCCTGGCGCTGGGTGACGCGGGCGACCCAGGAACGCATGGAGCCCTGCTTGGGGTCGTAGGCGTCCGGGTTCTCCCAGATGTAGCCGAACACCTCGCGGGTGATCCGGTCCGCGCCCGTCTCGTCGCCCAGGACGCGGTGGGCCAGGCCGTGGACCAGCGAGGCGAACCGGTCGTAGAGCTCGCCGAGCGCCGCGGCCTCGCCCCGGGCGAGTCGTTGCTGCATGCGGCGGTCCCAGCGCGGTGGTACGTCCTTCGGCATACTGCCCCCAGCCGTGTGTCGACTCATCGAATGTAGTGGGCACATGGGGGTGTGCGCCTCTTTTGGGGGAAGCGGGTCTCGTGGGAGTGCCCTGCGTGATAGGCCCGTCGCTCGTGGTCGTCGGCGAAAAGTGACTCCGGTACGTGACACCCGTAAGGGCACGCCGATTGGCACACACATGCGCGCCCCGCCGCGCTCCCCGTGCGCGGGTTCGATGCGGCCACCTCCTTGACCGCTTCGCTTAACGCGCAGGCCACGGAGGCCTTACGCTCCTGCCTTGTCTTGAACTGCACCTCAACTGCACCCCATCGCACATGTGAAGGCGGAACGCCGAATATGGACAGCGCAGAATACGAGCGCAAGATCGCCGCCCGATTCGCCACCTTCGACCAGGACGGGTCCGGCTATATCGACCGCGAGGACTTCAGCGCGGCCGCGAAGGCCGTGCTGGCCGAATTCGGTACGACGGCACGCTCGGACAAGGGCCAGGCGATCTTCGGCGGAGCCGAGGCGTTCTGGCAGGGCATGGCCGGCATCGCGGACGTCGACGGGGACCAGCGGGTCTCCCGCGAGGAGTTCGTGACGGGCGCGGCGAAGCGGCTGCGGGACAACCCACACCGGTTCGCGGAGATCGCCCGACCGTTCCTGCGGGCGGTGATCGCGGTGGCCGACGAGGACGGCGGCGGCGCCACCCCGGCCGCCGCGGCCCGTGTGCTGAGCGTGCTCGGCACCCCCGTCGAGGTGGCCGGGACGGTCGCCGAGGCGCTGGACGCTGATGGTGACGGCCGCATCTCCGAGGACGAGATCCTGGCGGCCTTCGCGGGCTACTGCGGCGTGGAGGCCCCGGACGCCTGACCGGGCGCCTGACCGGACCCCGGACCCGTGCCACCGGACGTCGGCTCTCGGGACCGCGTCACCGGACGGCTGCCTTCGGCTCCGCGTCTCCGGGCCCCGGCTCTCCGCGGCCGCTTCCTCGGCCGCGTGCCTCGGCCCCGCGTCACCGGGCCCCGGGCCGTCGGGCCCCGCGTCTCCGGGCCCCGGGCCGTCGGGCCCGCCCGGTGAGGGCGGCCCCGGGGCGGGGCGCGTCCGGGCCGGGGCGCGTCCGTCGCGCGCGCCCTCGTCCCTGCCTCGGGCTGCCGTGTTCGGCGTCCGCTCAGGAGTAGCGCTCGCGGAGCCGGTACTTGAGGACCTTGCGCAGGGCGTCGTTGCGGGGGAGCGCGTCCACCACCTCCAACTGCTCGGGGAGCTTGTGGGGGGAGAGGCCCTGGGCGCGGAGATGGCCCGTCACGTCCACCAGCGTCAGGGGGGTCGTGCCGGGGGGTTGTTCGACCACCGCGCAGACGCGCTCACCGCGCTCGGGGTCCGGCAGCCCGATGACGGCGACGTCCGCGACGGCGGGGAGTTCGTGGAGGAGGTCCTCGATCTCCTTCGCGGAGATGTTCTCGCCCTTGCGGATGATGACGTCCTTGCTGCGCCCGGTGAGCACGAGGTGGCCGTCCGGGGTGAGGTGCCCCAGGTCGCCGGTGACGAGGTAGCCGTCGGCGTCGAAGGCGTCGGCCGACTGCTCGCGGTCCAGGTAGCCCTGGCAGACGGCCTCGCCGCGCAACCGGACCTCGCCGTCCTCGTTCGCGGGGAGCGGCGTCCCGTCGGGTGAGGTGATGCGGATCGACATCGTCGACGGGGGGCGGCCCTCGGTGGTCGCGAGGTTGTCGGGGGTGTCGTCGGGCGAACCCATGGTGATCATGGGGACCTCGGTCATGCCGTAGCCGTGGGTGAGTTGGCAGCCGAGTTCGCGCACCACCGCGTGGTAGATCTCCGGAGGTTTGGGGGCGCCGCCGCCCGCCAGGAGGCGGATGGTGGGGATGAGCCTGCGGTCGGGTCGCTTGCGCTGCTCCGTGAGGAACATGGAGTAGAAGGCGGTCGAGCCGCCCGCGACGGTGACCCCGTGGCGCCGGTACCCGTCCAGTGCGCCGGGCATCGCGAACTTCTCGAACAGGACCGCCGGGAACCCGTACAGCAGCAGCATGACGGTGTAGTCCGGGCCGGCGATGTGGGCGAACGGGAACGCCATCGAACCCACGTCGGTCGGGGTCAGGTGCAGGGCGTGGGCCAGGCAGGAGCCGCCCGCCATCAGCGAGCGGTCGGTGTGCAGAACGCCCTTGGGGTCCGAGGTGGTGCCGGAGGTCCAGTAGATCCAGCGCACGTCGGTTCCGGACCCGGGTGGCGGCGGGAGGGTCGAGGGGTCGCCCGCGGGGAGGGAGTCGTAGGCCTCGAAGATCCCGCGGGCGCCGAGCCGTTCGGCCATCGCGGTGTGGTCGAAGCCCCGCCAGACGCCGGGGACCGCGAAGTACTCCGCCTTCGACTCCCGGAGCGCGAAGCCGACCTCCCGGTCGCGGTAGAAGGGGATGACCGGCGACTGGACGGCGCCGAGGCGGGCGAGGGCGACCGAGAGCAGGACGGTCTCGATGCGGGTGGGCAACTGCCAGGCGACGACCGTGCCCGCGCGCACGCCCTTCGCGTACAGACCGGCGGCCACCTCCTCGGAGCGGTCGCGGAGGGCGCCGAAGGTGAGGGAACGGTCGTCTGCGGGGTCCTCGGCGGCCTCGATGAGGACCGGGGTGTCGGGGGTGAGGGCCGCCCGGCGGTCGACGAGTTCCCACAGGGTCCGGGAGCGGGCGAGCTCGATGGCGGT
This region of Streptomyces sp. NBC_00513 genomic DNA includes:
- a CDS encoding ABC transporter substrate-binding protein, with the protein product MTNRRRTATLTRTFLATAMGACLVAGCGTPPGDAGESGGALTVMTFAPMGTKATNMPGMPGMAKAYERWVNAKGGINGHKLRVLTCNEKNTPTGAADCAREAIAEKAVAVVGSYSQHGRAYMAPLEAEGIPFIGGYGVSSEEFQSPLSYPVNGGQPVLLAGAGHQLGRACSKVSLVRPDTLAGDALPVLLNAGLKANNVPEAADIRAAEDSADFAPQAREALANVSTGKDRSCVAAVLGERTETFFDAFRRSDGRHAKAQISSVLGSVSQSLVDRTGGKDSPFEGAYLTSWYPVSTDPLWEPMRKVISEQAFGDDTLDPDDSGAQTTWIAYSVLNEMVRRLDRGEDVTARRLTRALNQAESVKTGGLTPDLSWRYQDLRAVAGFPRISNGRVTFQIVRSGRLVAQPGEQTLDMTSTLEQAPRAT
- the purU gene encoding formyltetrahydrofolate deformylase; amino-acid sequence: MSADPQQQPQQYVLTLSCPDKQGIVHAVSSYLFMTGCNIEDSRQFGDRDTGLFFMRVHFTADSPVTVDKLRASFTAIGDSFRMDWQIHRSDERMRIVLMVSKFGHCLNDLLFRSSIGALPVEIAAVVSNHTDFAELVGSYNVPFVHIPVTKDTKAAAEAELLELVRAERVDLVVLARYMQVLSDTLCKELSGRIINIHHSFLPSFKGAKPYHQAHARGVKLIGATAHYVTADLDEGPIIEQEVERVGHEVTPDQLVAIGRDVECQALARAVKWHSEHRVLLNGTRTVVFA
- a CDS encoding maleylpyruvate isomerase N-terminal domain-containing protein is translated as MTGPAEEFPEDFPDGYQRPVSGSAWIPGPRGPADDLDPRHAPDPLPRESPEPAPDRTPPPAREPSRLPLPEQSPPSEPSADPSADPSSEPPPPEPSAEPSAEDLAVPGPPPTHALLKSLLGAWALAACSAEETRAVEDHLTECAPCAEEALRLRDAVGLLQPEETLDLKPLLRSRVLEDCLGRRPARIPVPTWATPYDTETARLDALLRDFGDAEWHTPVRLKWFEEERRKTRRTTVAGVIGHLLTVDGLVAAALGLDDPLGPQAPPGDPTDRTEHFWNSHPHPTTRQVREPWREQGHTLIRTVSFAGRGVAELAVDYGHFALPLADAFLERAFECWVHAWDIAEAVDYPYEAPSAPHLHQMIDLAARLLPGALAERRRAGLAAPARGLVAAGAPGRTLHLEIEGAGGGGWDIALDSPAAKPSAEHTVAHVALEGTEFCQLAAGHISPEEAAAGQHGDREAIRDVLFAAASLSRL
- a CDS encoding sigma-70 family RNA polymerase sigma factor; protein product: MPKDVPPRWDRRMQQRLARGEAAALGELYDRFASLVHGLAHRVLGDETGADRITREVFGYIWENPDAYDPKQGSMRSWVARVTQRQAVDRLRQAELGRGSREELEQKVRTANAAARADYIVTSMPASLRAALELAYFKRRDYRQAAADLQISEDEARRRLRLGLQLLSTANVLPREGASPPGYGPPGYGTPR
- a CDS encoding EF-hand domain-containing protein, producing the protein MDSAEYERKIAARFATFDQDGSGYIDREDFSAAAKAVLAEFGTTARSDKGQAIFGGAEAFWQGMAGIADVDGDQRVSREEFVTGAAKRLRDNPHRFAEIARPFLRAVIAVADEDGGGATPAAAARVLSVLGTPVEVAGTVAEALDADGDGRISEDEILAAFAGYCGVEAPDA
- a CDS encoding AMP-binding protein; translated protein: MTDTETGTGTGTGTGPGTRSDAAPGTHPGTGTDGGTGTGTDGGRTITTGAPPAANATATATAIELARSRTLWELVDRRAALTPDTPVLIEAAEDPADDRSLTFGALRDRSEEVAAGLYAKGVRAGTVVAWQLPTRIETVLLSVALARLGAVQSPVIPFYRDREVGFALRESKAEYFAVPGVWRGFDHTAMAERLGARGIFEAYDSLPAGDPSTLPPPPGSGTDVRWIYWTSGTTSDPKGVLHTDRSLMAGGSCLAHALHLTPTDVGSMAFPFAHIAGPDYTVMLLLYGFPAVLFEKFAMPGALDGYRRHGVTVAGGSTAFYSMFLTEQRKRPDRRLIPTIRLLAGGGAPKPPEIYHAVVRELGCQLTHGYGMTEVPMITMGSPDDTPDNLATTEGRPPSTMSIRITSPDGTPLPANEDGEVRLRGEAVCQGYLDREQSADAFDADGYLVTGDLGHLTPDGHLVLTGRSKDVIIRKGENISAKEIEDLLHELPAVADVAVIGLPDPERGERVCAVVEQPPGTTPLTLVDVTGHLRAQGLSPHKLPEQLEVVDALPRNDALRKVLKYRLRERYS